A stretch of DNA from Meiothermus cerbereus DSM 11376:
GTAGTCACCGTGCCGGGCTCGGCCGGTGTGCTTTTGCGCGTACATCTTCTTGGTGGTGAAGTTCACCATACCGCGGGTCTTGGTAGCTGCCGTACCCCGGCGGCGCGAAGCTAGCTGCCAGCGCACCACCTCGTAGAGCACATGGCCCTTCACCTTTTCGGGAAGCGCCGCCTCCACGGTTTTGTTGCTTCCGAGTACCGGAAGGTTATACATCACTTACCTCCCTTGTTGCCCTTAACAGCAGGCACCTTGCTGGTCTGGCGCACCACCACCAGACTGCCGTTGGCTCCCGGCACCGAACCCTTGACCAGAATCAGGTTCTCACTCTCGAGCACGTCCACCACCTCGAGGCCCTGAATCGTCACGCGTTCATTGCCCCAACGCCCGGCCATCTTCTTGCCCTTGAAAACCCGGCCCGGGGTCTTGCGGTTACCAATCGAACCACCGTGGCGGTGAATCTTGTGGGCGCCGTGAGAATCGTTGCCACCGGCAAAATTCCACTTCTTCATCACGCCCGTGAATCCGTGACCCTTGGAAGTACCGGTCACGTCCACCACTTCACCGGCATTGAAAATGCCGACCGTTACAGTGTCGCCCTCGGGGTTGAAGCCCCGCAACTCGCGCAGGTACTTCACAGGCTCCACACCAGCCCTGGCAAAGTGACCCTTGGCAGGCTTGTTGACCCGCTGCGGCTTCTGGCTTTGAAAGCCAAGCTGCACTGCTTCGTAACCGTCTTTATCGGCAGTTTTGCGCTGCACCACCGGGCAGGGGCCGGCCAAAATCACCGTCACGGGCACAGCCTTATCGCCCTT
This window harbors:
- the rplC gene encoding 50S ribosomal protein L3, which translates into the protein MKGILGTKVGMTQIWKGDKAVPVTVILAGPCPVVQRKTADKDGYEAVQLGFQSQKPQRVNKPAKGHFARAGVEPVKYLRELRGFNPEGDTVTVGIFNAGEVVDVTGTSKGHGFTGVMKKWNFAGGNDSHGAHKIHRHGGSIGNRKTPGRVFKGKKMAGRWGNERVTIQGLEVVDVLESENLILVKGSVPGANGSLVVVRQTSKVPAVKGNKGGK